A single region of the Vespula pensylvanica isolate Volc-1 chromosome 8, ASM1446617v1, whole genome shotgun sequence genome encodes:
- the LOC122631288 gene encoding flavin-containing monooxygenase FMO GS-OX-like 2, producing MAQSVNKKVCIVGAGAAGLCAARHLAGDTNIETTVFEQTGDIGGTWVYNDRIGLNENGLPIHSSMYQNLRTNLPAKIMNFPDYIRMNAEEPCCISHNEILSYLHNYTEYFQLRRYIQFYVKVENIRPIKLDNSNEEKWLVRVKHLSTQRTEEHRFDAVMICNGHYFEPYMPAIKGMDTFPGIVTHSHSYRKPEEFKDKIVLILGAASSGVDIGIDLTDHSSTVYLSHNQERFTSVFPPNMIQVVGVDRLEGTKCFLKDGTSVNIDVFLYCTGYQYSFPFLDESCDVRVDDNYVTPLYKHLINIEHQTMAIIGIPSQIVPFPMFHMQIQYFLSLLKNRLVLPSKSQMLEDSKLKASKKRHAHKMMTEQWEYNDSLADAGGFDRLPQFYKAGYVAWHSQRKANLLRYKYAKFVISEDGKNVELALSN from the exons ATGGCGCAGAGTGTTAACAAAAAAGTATGCATAGTTGGCGCAGGCGCAGCTGGCTTATGTGCGGCCAGACATTTGGCGGGAGATACGAATATCGAAACGACGGTATTCGAACAAACTGGTGACATTGGTGGTACTTGGGTATATAATGATCGAATTGGTTTAAACGAAAATGGTTTACCAATTCATTCGAGCATGTATCAGAATTTAAG aaCAAATTTACCTGCAAAAATCATGAATTTTCCTGATTATATAAGAATGAATGCAGAAGAACCATGTTGTATATCtcataatgaaattttatcttatttacataattacaCAGAATACTTTCAActacgtaggtacatacag TTTTACGTAAAAGTTGAAAATATACGTCCAATTAAATTGGATAATAGCAACGAGGAGAAATGGTTGGTACGTGTTAAACATTTAAGTACTCAACGTACGGAGGAACATCGATTCGACGCAGTTATGATTTGTAATGg aCATTATTTCGAACCATATATGCCTGCTATAAAAGGTATGGACACTTTTCCAGGTATAGTGACGCATAGTCATTCATACAGAAAACCAGAagaatttaaagataaaattgtattaattttggGTGCTGCATCTTCTGGTGTCGATATTGGAATTGATTTAACTGATCATTCCTCTACCGTTTATTTGAGTCATAATCAAGAAag ATTCACGAGCGTATTTCCACCTAACATGATACAAGTCGTTGGAGTTGACAGATTGGAAGGAACGAAATGTTTCCTGAAAGATGGAACTTCTGTTAACATTGACGTATTTCTTTATTGTACTGGATACCAATACAGTTTTCCTTTCTTAGACGAAAGTTGTGACGTCAGAGTCGATGATAATTACGTAACGCCGTTGTATAAGCatcttattaatatagaaCATCAAACAATGGCTATTATTGGTATACCTTCTCAAATTGTACCTTTTCCTATGTTTCATATGCAg atacaatatttcttgagtcttttaaaaaatcgtcTTGTTTTACCTTCGAAATCTCAAATGCTCGAAGATTCGAAATTGAAAGCCTCGAAGAAAAGACACGCACATAAGATGATGACCGAGCAATGGGAATATAACGATTCGTTGGCAGACGCAGGCGGATTTGATCGACTTCCACAATTTTATAAAGCTGGTTATGTTGCATGGCATTCACAGAGAAAGGCTAATCTTTTGCGTTATAAATACGCTAAGTTTGTTATATCCGAGGATGGGAAAAATGTGGAACTCGCTTTATCTAATTGA
- the LOC122631294 gene encoding trypsin 5G1-like isoform X1 has translation MNLRSANRIVGGAFINITSIPFMISIMLKGQHMCGGGILDEYSVVTAGHCAQEVVGRIHDVQVRSGSSYEDEGGIIHNVTKITVHENYNPDTNDYDIAVLKVNPPFKYDNSTQSLTIAKNESTDSDFGLIAGWGYFLDFDPVLSRQLQFVLLPKVQRDECEKDYANEQKIVETQVCYGFRNGGKDACKGDSGGPIVNMDHVLIGVTSWGDGCAEAGKPGVYTDAILLRDWIKKQIEKD, from the exons atgaatctTCGATCAGCGAATAGAATTGTTGGAGGtgcatttataaatattacgtcAATTCCATTCATG atCTCGATCATGCTGAAAGGACAACACATGTGTGGTGGTGGTATTCTCGACGAATATTCGGTTGTAACAGCGGGACATTGTGCCCAAGA AGTCGTCGGACGTATACACGATGTCCAAGTTCGTAGCGGATCTTCTTACGAAGACGAAGGTGGTATCATTCATAATGTGACGAAAATAACTGtgcatgaaaattataatcctGATACAAACGATTACGATATCGCGGTGTTAAAAGTGAACCCACCTTTCAAGTATGATAATAGTACACAGTCATTAACAATAGCGAAGAATGAATCGACTGACAGTGATTTTGGCTTGATAGCTGGTTGGGGATATTTCCTG GATTTTGATCCGGTTCTCTCGAGACAATtacaatttgttttattaccaAAAGTACAGAGAGACGAATGTGAAAAAGATTATgcaaatgaacaaaaaatagtTGAGACTCAAGTATGTTATGGATTTCGTAATGGAGGAAAGGATGCTTGTaaa GGTGATTCAGGTGGACCAATAGTCAACATGGATCATGTTTTAATCGGTGTAACATCATGGGGTGATGGATGTGCAGAAGCAGGTAAGCCAGGTGTTTATACTGATGCTATTCTACTTCGTGATTggataaagaaacaaattgaaaaggattaa
- the LOC122631294 gene encoding trypsin 5G1-like isoform X2, with amino-acid sequence MLKGQHMCGGGILDEYSVVTAGHCAQEVVGRIHDVQVRSGSSYEDEGGIIHNVTKITVHENYNPDTNDYDIAVLKVNPPFKYDNSTQSLTIAKNESTDSDFGLIAGWGYFLDFDPVLSRQLQFVLLPKVQRDECEKDYANEQKIVETQVCYGFRNGGKDACKGDSGGPIVNMDHVLIGVTSWGDGCAEAGKPGVYTDAILLRDWIKKQIEKD; translated from the exons ATGCTGAAAGGACAACACATGTGTGGTGGTGGTATTCTCGACGAATATTCGGTTGTAACAGCGGGACATTGTGCCCAAGA AGTCGTCGGACGTATACACGATGTCCAAGTTCGTAGCGGATCTTCTTACGAAGACGAAGGTGGTATCATTCATAATGTGACGAAAATAACTGtgcatgaaaattataatcctGATACAAACGATTACGATATCGCGGTGTTAAAAGTGAACCCACCTTTCAAGTATGATAATAGTACACAGTCATTAACAATAGCGAAGAATGAATCGACTGACAGTGATTTTGGCTTGATAGCTGGTTGGGGATATTTCCTG GATTTTGATCCGGTTCTCTCGAGACAATtacaatttgttttattaccaAAAGTACAGAGAGACGAATGTGAAAAAGATTATgcaaatgaacaaaaaatagtTGAGACTCAAGTATGTTATGGATTTCGTAATGGAGGAAAGGATGCTTGTaaa GGTGATTCAGGTGGACCAATAGTCAACATGGATCATGTTTTAATCGGTGTAACATCATGGGGTGATGGATGTGCAGAAGCAGGTAAGCCAGGTGTTTATACTGATGCTATTCTACTTCGTGATTggataaagaaacaaattgaaaaggattaa